The Triticum aestivum cultivar Chinese Spring chromosome 5A, IWGSC CS RefSeq v2.1, whole genome shotgun sequence genomic sequence GATCCAAGTGTGTGAATTCCATCCGTTCAAACCTGCGATAAGAGAAATTGAAAAGGAGAGACATGTCACCTGCATCCAATTAGCGTATAGAACATCACGATATCATTACATCACCTTTGTGGGGCCTTGATCAATGCTTCATTCTTAAACATTACAGCAAAAACAAATGCATATGAAAGCTAGAAATTGTTCTACTTTTTTTCATGATAGGGACTACCACACAAATTCTTTGAGATGTGGGACGGTAAGAATTGGAGCAGAGAAACGTTGATGTAGTAGGTCCTAAGCCATGTTGTAACACCTAGAAACAAATATCTAACCTAGCtaagcaaaaaaattaaaaatcaaggAAAACATAACAGACTAAAAATATCTACCCTAGCTAAGCAATAAAAAAATTAGAGGGAAACATAACAGACTAAACAGAACCCTAACAGGTAACTCTACAAATATTCACCTGGCATACGTTATCTCATTCCAACAAATATTGGAGTTACCTGTTACTGTATTTGGCAAGCAATTTCACTTTTAAGGAACTGTAACTTCTTGTTTTTCAGATGATCCATTCATAGACTTTTTTCCTCAGTAAGAGGCCAACTTCAGTAAGGTTCAAAAATAGATATTTTGGAAAGTCTATGAAACACCTGAGTTAGACTCAAATAAGGAATTGAAACTGCAATTGTAAAGACCAAGCTGCCATTTTTTTTTGTTCTCATTCCAGCCATTTCAACTCTCATCTTCTGAAACTCAGCCCACATCCTACAAATAAAGATGTTCAACAAATAATGGTGCAAGACAAAGCATTCTGATTACTATAATGAAAACAACTCCAATGAtattttttttttacattttctgtgATATTATACCTGACCTGATCATCATATTAGCATTTTTATCACCTAAACTTCAAGCTATTACTTGACATCTTATGAATTAAATGGTAGCTCCAAGGAAGATATCTTTGGCTTTGCCGTGCTCGCTCAACTTCCCCCTGCCATGCATGTATCTGCTTAACAAAAGCACAACAGTACAACGTATTTGTAGATAAATAAATACAGATACACAATCATTGATATGGTAGCGGATCATGTGGGGGTGGCGCAGATCACGTGCAGCATTATATAATCGGTTGAATTTGGAGCTCAGTGCCGTTCAATCTGGGCTGCTTGCTGGTCTGGCGTCAGTGAGCTCGTGGATATAGCAGACTAACAGTTAGAATAAAATGCGTTCTTTGGTTCATGTAGATGTACCCGATGGTAGCAGCCAATGAGGGTTCTGGCACAGCATCGTGCACGGCGTTCCCGCGCCATTGGCATCGGCGCACTCGGCGGCGATCTCGAAGGCCGACTTGCCGGACCCCACGACGGTGATGCGCTTCCCCTTAACCAGCGCGGCGGCGTCCTCGTCGGCCATGTGGGAGAGCTCCATGCAGTGGAGCACCCGCCCGCGGAACGCCTCCGGGCCTGGGGACACCGCTGGGATGTTGGGCACGCCGCTGAAACTGCCGATGCAGAGGATCAGGAAGTCGGACTCATGCACCTCCTCCGTCTCCGGCTCCTGCTCGCCGGCGCCGCGGTGGCCCATAGTGAGGCGCCACACGCTCGACCCGTCGCCGAAGGCCTCGCCGTTGCCGTTCCACCTCTCCCACCGGTCCGCCGCGCCCTCCGGCTCCGCATCGACGTACTCCACGGCGACGACCCGGCTCCGGAACCCGACCTGGGAGAGGGGCACGAGATTTGTGGGTAGATAAGGAAGGGCAGGGGCCTTGATCGTGAGGAAAATTTGAGCGAGGAACAGAAGCTGGAAAAAAATCCTGGTATAATTGGAAGGAAATAAACGAATGCGGGAGGGAGCATCTGTATGGAAAGAATCGTGGGAGGGGAGGGTGAAAAGATTGGTGTTTATGGAAGCTTTTTGTTATGAAAATATTCGATATGATTTGATCCCTCTGGTATATGGAAGGGAAGGATGGAACGATTGGTGTTTTATATGGAAGGGTGGGATCGATGGAAGGATGGAAGGGTTCATTTGGTTTTTCTAGGCATGGGGCGTGTGGTTCCGATGATGCATGAATGAAAACCAGTTTTGGTTTTCAGAGGGAGGAAAAAAATCGGTGGGAGGGAGATCGCCTGGTGGGGAGAGATCGTTGGAAGGCTAGAAACGAACGACTTACgtactgagacattaggagtagagacagATTTGGGAATGAGAGGCACAAGGAATACTTGAGAAAGCAGCAAGAGAAATTCTTGCTTTGGTTTTAGTCTGTTTTGTCTATGTTTTTTTATGTGTTTGGTCTTAGGGTCTGCAATACTGCATCAGCTGGGGTAGAAGCAGAACATTACACAGTTCTAGGGCAAAACAGGGTTTCATGCCAAATTGACCATCTTTACAAGTTCTTGAAAACGC encodes the following:
- the LOC123101179 gene encoding putative flavin-containing monooxygenase 2; this translates as MRSNIDIMNGCLFEASINTNLFTLPSHDSFHTDAPSRIRLFPSNYTRIFFQLLFLAQIFLTIKAPALPYLPTNLVPLSQVGFRSRVVAVEYVDAEPEGAADRWERWNGNGEAFGDGSSVWRLTMGHRGAGEQEPETEEVHESDFLILCIGSFSGVPNIPAVSPGPEAFRGRVLHCMELSHMADEDAAALVKGKRITVVGSGKSAFEIAAECADANGAGTPCTMLCQNPHWLLPSGTST